One Candidatus Korarchaeum sp. DNA segment encodes these proteins:
- a CDS encoding flavin reductase family protein yields MMIEVKKFYLLLHPRPAYVVGSGKWGERVNFMAASWVSPVGEEPPSVMVALGTETLTLELIEKYGDFSVNVVPVSSLDKLYYVGSRSGREEDKSSVFEAIRGERIGAPVIKEAIGVLECKLVRELELGDVKLILGEVMSARADGKFFNERSGWNFREVNLPLHNWGKGFFQVGSYLKAK; encoded by the coding sequence ATGATGATAGAGGTCAAGAAGTTCTACCTGCTGCTTCACCCTAGACCGGCTTACGTCGTGGGCAGTGGCAAGTGGGGGGAGAGGGTGAACTTCATGGCAGCCAGCTGGGTGAGCCCCGTCGGGGAGGAACCTCCCTCTGTAATGGTGGCTTTAGGTACTGAGACCTTGACGCTCGAGCTCATCGAGAAGTACGGTGACTTCTCAGTTAACGTGGTCCCCGTCTCATCGTTGGATAAGCTTTACTACGTCGGTAGCAGGAGCGGGAGGGAGGAGGATAAGTCCTCGGTATTTGAGGCGATCAGGGGTGAGAGGATAGGGGCTCCCGTGATCAAGGAAGCTATCGGGGTCCTGGAGTGCAAGTTGGTGAGGGAATTAGAGCTAGGGGACGTGAAGCTGATCTTAGGGGAGGTGATGTCAGCTAGAGCTGATGGTAAGTTCTTCAACGAGAGGAGCGGGTGGAACTTCAGGGAGGTCAACTTACCGCTCCACAACTGGGGAAAGGGATTCTTCCAAGTCGGAAGCTACTTGAAGGCTAAGTAA
- a CDS encoding radical SAM protein: MRVALVVPPARSSIKDVLGINGIPLGLAYLASIAREEGHDVAIFDFPSLNSDTDSARSLLRGFDPDVVGVSSTTPAIYDAYEVARISKELNENAVVMIGGPHATFLPSYTLRSCPFIDIVIRGEGEESFRESLRVLERSDFDLNSLKGVRGISYREPSGGIRHNPPRQLVRDLDALPMPAYDLIDWDLYRIGKLRYGVMMTSRGCPFNCIFCSSSLQFGKLWRAHSVDRVMEELRILREDFGIREIEFLDDTFTLNRRRAREICERIVREGIDLSWSASSRVNTFDKDIAGAMRAAGAHAVYFGIESGTQKVLDFIGKGIRLSQAIDAVKTAATCGLKALGSFVIGFPIETEEDVKRTIGFAKELNVDYAQFTVATPYPGTKLWDFAIKNKLLTTLNWRLYTTVNVVMRGLYLTANQIQSMLTRAYLTFYLRPSYLLRDLSKFRGSLVRRALPSILRSLWELIRGGRKESPGESPDVSELVEDAPTTI, translated from the coding sequence ATGAGAGTGGCCTTAGTCGTTCCCCCAGCACGCTCCTCCATAAAGGACGTGCTAGGGATCAATGGGATCCCCTTGGGCTTAGCTTACCTAGCCTCCATCGCTAGGGAGGAGGGCCATGACGTCGCTATCTTCGACTTCCCCTCCCTCAACTCCGACACGGATTCCGCGAGATCCCTCTTGAGGGGATTCGACCCCGATGTGGTCGGGGTATCGTCAACCACCCCAGCGATATACGATGCTTATGAGGTGGCGAGGATCTCGAAGGAACTGAATGAGAACGCTGTTGTGATGATAGGAGGACCTCATGCAACTTTCTTACCGTCTTATACGCTCAGAAGCTGCCCATTTATAGACATCGTGATCAGAGGGGAGGGGGAAGAGTCATTTAGGGAGTCCCTGAGGGTCCTTGAGAGGAGTGATTTCGATCTCAACTCACTCAAGGGGGTGAGGGGGATCTCGTACAGGGAGCCGTCGGGAGGCATAAGGCATAACCCTCCAAGGCAGTTAGTGAGAGATCTGGACGCCCTTCCAATGCCTGCATACGATTTGATAGATTGGGACCTCTACAGGATTGGAAAGCTGAGGTACGGTGTCATGATGACATCGAGAGGGTGCCCCTTCAACTGCATCTTCTGCTCCTCCTCCCTTCAGTTCGGGAAGCTATGGAGGGCCCACAGCGTCGATAGGGTGATGGAGGAGCTGAGGATCCTGAGGGAGGATTTTGGGATAAGGGAAATAGAGTTCTTAGACGATACGTTCACACTGAACAGAAGGAGGGCTCGTGAGATATGCGAGAGGATCGTGAGGGAGGGCATCGATTTGAGCTGGAGCGCTTCATCGAGGGTGAACACCTTCGATAAGGATATAGCGGGAGCCATGAGGGCAGCTGGGGCTCACGCAGTCTACTTCGGGATAGAGTCAGGGACTCAGAAGGTGCTCGATTTCATAGGGAAGGGGATAAGGTTGAGTCAAGCTATCGATGCCGTCAAGACAGCAGCTACTTGCGGACTGAAGGCTCTGGGCTCATTCGTGATAGGGTTTCCGATAGAGACGGAGGAGGATGTGAAGAGGACGATAGGCTTCGCTAAGGAGCTTAACGTGGACTACGCCCAGTTCACGGTGGCTACCCCATACCCGGGGACTAAGTTGTGGGACTTCGCGATCAAGAATAAACTCCTAACTACTCTGAATTGGAGACTTTACACGACGGTGAACGTCGTGATGAGGGGTCTTTACCTCACAGCGAACCAGATCCAGAGCATGCTCACCAGGGCCTACCTCACCTTCTACCTCAGGCCGAGTTACCTCCTCAGGGACCTGTCCAAGTTCAGAGGGTCCTTGGTGAGGAGAGCTCTCCCCAGCATACTGAGGTCCCTATGGGAGTTGATCAGGGGAGGGAGGAAGGAAAGCCCCGGGGAGAGCCCTGATGTGAGCGAGCTCGTCGAGGACGCTCCGACCACTATCTGA
- a CDS encoding asparagine synthetase A has protein sequence MLSESTIVTDPERVCELISHPVIQEIYGLRQRVARSIRDFLDGEGFLEFDPIMIAPSTDPGIRGAMQFSFDYYGREYKITTSGIMYKQILASLTDGGKIYFFYPNVRGEPPEAMHTGRHLAEFVQVDLEMRDADHFEAMSLAERILKRVFDDLKSFESSLRRIWDFFGSERRALPDLRIPIERITHKEAIDLCIEYSKDEKVLSTLRKRFGVDRPERRLSVEGEIPWEWEWFLSRMFKAPFFIYDYPKSSRGFYDREYPDKRGILMDFDLLVPEGHGEIASGGAREYEAERIRRRILETGEDPEKYAWFIDLMGKFGKPSAGFGIGLERLLKYICDAPHVLFVRPFPRVPGVHAP, from the coding sequence ATGCTGAGCGAGAGCACTATAGTGACGGACCCTGAGAGGGTATGCGAGTTGATAAGCCACCCGGTGATTCAGGAGATATACGGACTGAGGCAGAGAGTAGCTAGGTCCATAAGGGACTTCCTGGATGGGGAGGGGTTCCTAGAGTTCGACCCAATAATGATAGCCCCTTCCACGGATCCGGGCATAAGGGGTGCGATGCAGTTCTCATTCGATTACTACGGGAGGGAGTACAAGATCACCACGAGCGGGATAATGTACAAGCAAATACTGGCCTCCCTGACTGACGGGGGTAAGATCTACTTCTTCTATCCCAACGTCAGAGGGGAGCCGCCTGAGGCGATGCACACGGGGAGGCACTTAGCCGAGTTCGTCCAAGTGGACCTAGAGATGAGGGACGCTGATCACTTTGAAGCGATGTCTTTAGCTGAGAGGATTTTGAAGAGGGTTTTTGACGACTTAAAGTCATTTGAGAGTTCTTTGAGGAGAATATGGGATTTCTTCGGATCTGAAAGACGAGCTTTACCTGATTTGAGGATACCCATAGAGAGGATAACGCATAAGGAAGCTATTGATCTTTGTATCGAGTACTCCAAGGATGAGAAGGTCCTCAGCACTCTCAGGAAGAGGTTCGGAGTTGATAGGCCGGAGAGGAGGTTGAGCGTGGAGGGGGAAATCCCTTGGGAGTGGGAGTGGTTCCTCTCTAGGATGTTCAAGGCCCCCTTCTTCATTTACGATTACCCGAAGTCCTCCAGGGGCTTCTACGACAGGGAGTACCCGGATAAGAGGGGCATCCTGATGGACTTCGACCTCCTAGTCCCTGAAGGGCATGGGGAGATCGCTTCCGGAGGCGCTAGGGAGTACGAAGCTGAGAGGATAAGGAGGAGGATCCTCGAAACGGGCGAGGATCCGGAGAAGTACGCTTGGTTCATCGACCTCATGGGGAAGTTCGGCAAACCTTCAGCCGGATTCGGAATAGGGCTCGAGAGGTTACTCAAGTACATATGCGATGCCCCTCACGTGCTCTTCGTGAGGCCCTTCCCCAGGGTACCGGGTGTCCACGCTCCCTGA
- a CDS encoding site-specific integrase, whose translation MEEFIEAALAGLSQSSKRKYRVVFSSFLNMVPLSEAKPIHVRIWASRRESTVSRKTLKQQLYMLSRLFKVAGRKDLSDEARSLAKEIRSPAPPPKVDESLIRTYSEIDDIVAKARPLVRAAIMMLAETGMRVGELVSLRWDDLDLSGRRAIVKGKGDKSRYVYFTERTERFLRELERRDERVFPVSDRTVRRWVTHLLRTHPHAVRHAFAVWFLSRGGSPRVLQHILGHSNLRTTEVYLDISQSLVEREYRLVVQGYNQKA comes from the coding sequence ATGGAGGAGTTCATTGAAGCTGCTTTAGCGGGTTTATCCCAATCCAGCAAGAGGAAGTACAGAGTGGTATTCTCTTCCTTCCTCAACATGGTGCCCTTGAGTGAGGCCAAGCCCATTCACGTCAGGATATGGGCCTCAAGAAGGGAATCAACCGTATCTAGGAAGACGCTGAAGCAACAGCTTTACATGCTCTCTAGGCTCTTCAAGGTAGCTGGTAGGAAGGATCTCAGTGACGAAGCTAGGTCACTAGCTAAGGAGATAAGGTCCCCCGCCCCACCACCGAAGGTAGACGAGTCCCTAATCAGGACCTACAGCGAGATAGACGATATCGTCGCGAAGGCCAGGCCCTTGGTGAGAGCGGCTATAATGATGTTAGCGGAGACTGGGATGAGGGTAGGGGAGCTCGTATCGCTTAGATGGGACGACCTGGACCTCAGCGGTAGGAGGGCTATCGTGAAGGGTAAGGGGGATAAGAGCAGGTACGTTTACTTCACGGAGAGGACTGAGAGGTTCCTGAGGGAGCTGGAGAGGAGGGATGAGAGGGTGTTCCCGGTGAGCGATAGGACCGTGAGGAGGTGGGTGACCCATCTCCTCAGGACACATCCGCATGCCGTTAGGCACGCTTTCGCTGTCTGGTTCCTATCCAGAGGAGGTAGTCCTAGGGTCCTTCAGCACATCCTAGGCCACAGTAACCTCAGGACCACTGAGGTCTACTTGGACATATCTCAGAGTTTAGTGGAGAGGGAGTACAGGCTAGTCGTCCAAGGATACAATCAAAAAGCGTGA
- a CDS encoding TlpA disulfide reductase family protein, translating to MRRIVLMLVLLTISPLTLLAIDFEANTYEGGTFSLSELRGKVVVIVVAQTTCPHCKEFLPALSRAWRSDSELLSGKYVVAVVMLDPAHPLSNTGRAEDKRAFEGASPPEGWILLPEAWHAIEAFGIKYTASVVIVDQRGDLVEVVDPRRHPKVDEMVSYTITKVKEVGSRTPVLKLKLQAPRVAVVGDAVTLTGEVQPPSVGVDISLTKPNGEELVLRPRVVGNGEFSLSFTPDSEGTWIVRASADSEVREARIMVIPNKPRGIENYDVLYGRNDERAGRVISQRARKAESLPKDNVVLLGGPKANNLVIEFNSIAGVSMFLRGSEARLFVKSKEYNLTVKFGREDYAVVYWLRWEGRFVVVGEGFTRFGTLAASMFIRTNQLEDQLYLIHWIDSNGNGDVELSEIEVIMRLDRI from the coding sequence TTGAGGCGCATCGTCCTGATGCTAGTCTTGCTCACTATATCTCCGCTCACGCTACTAGCCATCGACTTCGAAGCTAATACTTACGAGGGCGGTACATTCAGCTTATCGGAACTCAGGGGAAAGGTTGTAGTGATAGTCGTCGCTCAGACCACTTGCCCCCACTGCAAGGAATTCTTACCTGCTCTATCGAGGGCCTGGAGATCTGATAGCGAGCTCTTGAGCGGGAAGTACGTGGTAGCTGTGGTGATGTTAGATCCGGCTCATCCGCTCTCGAACACCGGCCGAGCTGAGGATAAGAGGGCTTTCGAGGGGGCATCTCCCCCCGAGGGATGGATCCTCCTCCCGGAAGCTTGGCACGCCATAGAGGCGTTCGGTATAAAGTACACGGCGTCGGTAGTGATAGTTGACCAGAGGGGGGACCTCGTGGAGGTAGTGGATCCCCGGCGACATCCGAAGGTAGATGAGATGGTATCCTACACCATAACGAAGGTGAAGGAGGTCGGCTCCAGGACCCCCGTCCTGAAGCTGAAGCTCCAAGCACCCAGGGTAGCCGTGGTTGGCGATGCGGTGACGCTCACCGGCGAGGTCCAGCCCCCGTCTGTGGGTGTGGACATCAGCCTAACGAAGCCTAATGGGGAGGAGTTGGTCCTGAGGCCGAGGGTAGTGGGTAACGGTGAGTTCTCGCTGAGCTTCACACCGGACTCCGAGGGCACTTGGATAGTGAGGGCAAGCGCCGACTCAGAGGTAAGGGAAGCCAGGATCATGGTGATCCCGAACAAGCCTAGGGGCATCGAGAACTACGATGTGCTCTACGGGAGGAACGATGAAAGGGCTGGAAGGGTGATAAGCCAGAGAGCTAGGAAAGCTGAGTCCCTGCCTAAGGACAACGTGGTCCTACTGGGAGGTCCGAAAGCGAACAATCTAGTGATAGAGTTCAACTCGATAGCTGGTGTTTCCATGTTCCTGAGGGGTAGCGAGGCCAGGCTATTCGTGAAGTCGAAGGAGTACAACCTAACCGTTAAGTTCGGCAGGGAGGACTATGCAGTAGTTTACTGGCTGAGGTGGGAGGGGAGGTTTGTGGTAGTAGGGGAGGGATTCACTAGATTCGGTACGCTAGCCGCTTCAATGTTCATTAGGACGAATCAGTTGGAGGATCAGCTCTACTTAATCCACTGGATAGACTCTAACGGTAACGGTGATGTGGAGCTCAGCGAGATAGAGGTAATCATGAGGCTAGATAGGATCTGA